From a single Eleginops maclovinus isolate JMC-PN-2008 ecotype Puerto Natales chromosome 20, JC_Emac_rtc_rv5, whole genome shotgun sequence genomic region:
- the si:dkey-19e4.5 gene encoding UBA_like_SF and PTH2 domain-containing protein → MEPSEQTGPDSGSQDVNPVFLQQLRELDIPEEAAKQALLHTRNVSAEEAAMYYFNKLENEEEGDDDLMFKMVFVVNMDLAMGVGKVAAQVGHAAVGLYQALQEKNSWREMAWKWDHSGSKKVVVQGTNVAHLLELQALAMSLSLPAYLVQDAGLTQVEAGSRTVLAILGEEEMVNNVTGSLKLL, encoded by the exons ATGGAGCCTTCAGAGCAGACAGGCCCGGACTCCGGCTCTCAGGATGTCAACCctgttttcctgcagcagctcagagagCTGGACATCCCAGAGGAGGCAGCCAAACAG gCACTTCTACACACTCGGAACGTGTCTGCCGAGGAGGCGGCAATGTACTACTTCAACAAGCTGGAGAATGAG GAGGAGGGGGACGATGACCTCATGTTCAAGATGGTGTTTGTAGTGAACATGGACCTGGCCATGGGGGTTGGAAAG gtggCCGCCCAGGTTGGGCATGCTGCTGTGGGTTTGTACCAGGCTCTACAAGAGAAGAACAGCTGGAGGGAGATGGCCTGGAAGTGGGATCACAGCGG ATCCAAGAAGGTGGTGGTCCAGGGGACTAATGTGGCTCATCTACTGGAGCTGCAGGCCCTGGCCATGAGCCTCAGTCTACCTGCTTACCTTGTCCAAGATGCAGGGCTCACCCAG GTGGAAGCTGGGTCGCGCACCGTGCTGGCCATCCTTGGGGAGGAAGAGATGGTGAACAACGTCACTGGGAGTCTGAAGCTGCTTTGA